A part of Deinococcota bacterium genomic DNA contains:
- a CDS encoding tetratricopeptide repeat protein, with protein sequence MENTRETARTRGSLAMTRYMQGEPRRARELLEAALTVFRREGDLWWTAFALGWLAKSALALKEHEAAKMPLEECLAIFRRLGNRWGLGLFLQPATQLRLETGDPRGARILAEESRALLTEVGHRHALGEVYRLLGAIAWAEGRHAEANMHYQQSLTLYHELGQESLARGVARELAELPPLETPRQA encoded by the coding sequence ATGGAGAACACGCGAGAAACAGCCCGCACGCGCGGCAGTCTGGCGATGACCCGCTATATGCAAGGGGAGCCTCGCAGAGCCAGGGAGCTGCTCGAGGCTGCGCTCACCGTCTTTCGCCGCGAAGGCGACCTCTGGTGGACGGCGTTTGCGCTCGGCTGGCTGGCTAAGTCCGCCTTGGCGCTAAAGGAGCACGAGGCCGCGAAGATGCCGCTCGAGGAGTGCCTCGCCATCTTCCGCCGCCTCGGCAACCGGTGGGGGCTCGGGCTGTTTTTGCAACCCGCGACGCAACTGCGCCTTGAAACGGGCGACCCGCGTGGCGCGCGCATCCTCGCCGAAGAGTCGCGCGCGCTCCTTACGGAAGTCGGCCATAGGCACGCGCTCGGCGAGGTGTATCGGCTGTTGGGCGCCATCGCCTGGGCCGAGGGGCGTCACGCCGAGGCGAACATGCACTACCAACAGAGCCTGACCCTCTACCACGAGCTAGGGCAAGAGAGCTTGGCGCGAGGCGTCGCCA